A region of the Halostella limicola genome:
CGAACGCGATGGCGCCCATGATGACGTAGTGGAAGTGCGCGACGACGTGGTACGTGTCGTGGAGCACGAGGTCGACGGGGATCGCCGCCTCGAAGACGCCCGTGACGCCGCCGATGATGAAGTTCGCGATGAAGCCGATGCAGAACAGCATCGGCGCGGTCAGTCGCAGCGCCCCGTTCCACATCGTCGTGATCCAGTTGAACGTCTTCACGGCGCTCGGGATGGCGATGGCGATGGAGACGGCCATGAAGCTGGCGCGGAGCCGCGGGTCGATGCCCGTCGCGAACATGTGGTGGGCCCACACGCCGAACGAGAGGACGCCGAGCGCCAGCGTCGAGTAGACGACGAACTTGAACCCGAACAGCTTCCGGCCCGAAAAGCGCGGCAGGATGAGGCTTATCAGGCCCATCGGCGGGAGGACGAGGATGTACACCTCGGGGTGGCCGAAGAACCAGAACAGGTGCTGCCAGAGGATGGTGCCCCCGCCCTCCGCGGCGAAGAAGGTCGTCCCGAAGTTCCGGTCCAGCAGCAGCATGACGATCGCGCTACCCAACAGCGGGAACGCGAAGATGATCTGTCCGGACTGGACGAGCACGGTCCACGAGAACAGGTCGAGGTTGCTCCAGCCGACGTCCTCGCTGCGCTCGGTGAAGATGGTCGCGACGAAGTTGATCGCGCCCATCGTCGCCGAGACGCCGGTGAGGTGCAGGCCGAGCAGCATCAGGTCGACGCCGGGGTTCGTCTGTTCGGCCGACAGCGGCGGGTAGATGGTCCAGGCCGTCTGCGCGCCCTCGATCCCGGTGAACGGTTCGAGGAGGATGCCGCCCCAGATGAGCAGCGCGCCGGGCGGCAGCAGCCAGAACGCGATCGCGTTGATCCGCGGGAACGCCATGTCGTCCGCGCCGATGAGCAGCGGGATGAGGTAGTTCGAGAACGCCGCGAGGATCGGCGTCCCGAACAGGAACAGCATCGTGATGCCGTGACTCGTCAGCAGGGCGTTGTAGGTCCCCGTCGAGAGCACCGCGGAGCCCGGCGTGGTCAGTTCCGTCCGCATCAGGATGACGGCGATGCCGCCCCACGCGAACGACAGCAGCGCGAAGGCCCCGTACAGGAGGCCGATGTCCTTGTGGTCGACCGTCGTCAGCCACCGGACGAGACCGCCCGGCTTCTCGACGTGCTCGCGCTCCGTCGCTCCGCCGCCGCCGGACCGCGCAGGGTTGTACGACCGCCACTCTTCGATCGTTCCGATCCATCGAAAGACGAGAAACAGGAAGAGTCCGGTAACCGCCGTTAGAGCGAGTTGTACCGACGTCGATGCCATGCGGGGCCGTTTTTCAGCCCTTCATAAAGGCAGTTTCCCGGCACATGTTCGGGCCAGTGGCGGCGATACCGTTCGCGATGTCGACACTACGGCGCCCGCTGAATACATATAACCCGCGACGGCCGGTCGAGGATATGCCTGTAGCCACTTGACCCATACCGAGAGGGATCGTTGGAAGTAGTAGACGATGAACTCCACACTCACCACCACCGAACTCGCCGCCGACTCCCAGCCCGTCAGTCAGACCGTCGTCCTCGCCGTCGCCGAAGCCACCGGCGACGACCCGCTGGAGCTTCCCCCGCTGTTCGACACGATCGACCCCGACGCGCTGAACAAGCTCTTCGACTCGTCGGCGTTCGGGGCGGACGGGCGGGAGGGACAGGTGGAGTTCACCTACGCTGGCTGTGACGTGACGGTCCGCGGTGACGAGCGCGTCGCCGTCTCCCCCGTCGCGGAACAGTCCGCCCGCGTCGCGCCGACGATCTCCTCCGATTGATTCGAGCCATCCAGTCTCTGCGCGCACCGCTTGCCGCGCCCGTCACTCTCCGATCGCCGAGGAACACTCCCCCACTCTATCTCTCACGACCGATCGCGAGCCGTCGGACTCCGCCAGCGGTCGGCGCCCGCGTGGCAACGCGGACCGCATATCTCAGATCCGACTCGTTTCGGTCTGCGGATCCTCACGCGTCGGAAAACGCCATCGAAACCTCTAACCGGCCGAAATCGACCCGAGAACCTGTTTTACGGCTGATATAGCAGGCCTCGTCTGAATACATATAACCCGCGCGGACGGGGCGAGTATATGCGTGTAGCCACTTGACCCATACCGAAAGAGATCGTTAGAGGAGGTATACGATGAACGATCTCATCACGAAGCGAACCGCGGACGCCGACCCCGTCAGCCAGACCGTCCTCTTCGCCGTCGCCGAAGCGATCGGCGACGACCCGCTCGAGCTTCCCCCGCTTTACGACGCGATCGACCCCGACGCGCTGAACAAGCTCTTCGACTCGTCGGCGTTCGGCGCCGAGCGTGGAGACGGTACCGTCGAGTTCGCGTACGCTGGCTGCGACGTGAGCGTCCGCGCGGACGGCCGCGTCACGGTCGTCCCCGGCGCGGAATCAACCGCCGCCGCGTCACCCGCTGTCACCTCCGACTGAGTTTCTCCTGCTCCCGTTCCGGCCGCTTTTCTCCGAGCTTTTTCTCTCGTTATTGCCTCGCCGCACTGTTCGCCGCCTCCCTTTCTCTCGGTCGCGCCAGCTGAGTCGACGTTCCGCGGCGCCCGCGCCGTCCCCATCACCGCGAATCCTCCCGCTTTCCGCCCGCGCGCTCGATCGCTTGCCGCGGGGACGGCTGTCGGCGTTCGATCGCCGCGGCGGATCGAGGCGGCGGAGCGGCACCGTGATCGGAAACGGCCGCTTCCGGCCACACCACGCGGTTCTGTGGCCGTTCGGCGACTCGTCGGTATCGCTGATATGACGACCGAGCCGCTGAATACACATAGCTCCCCCGTCCCGGAGAGGGAATGTCTCTAGCCACTCGGCCCATACCGAGAGGGATCGTTGGAGGTAGTAGACGATGAGCGTCGAACTGCCTACCCACACCGAACGCACCGCCGAGAACGATCCCGTCAGCCAAACCGTCGTCCTCGCCGTCGCAGACGCGACCGGCGACGACCCGCTGGAGCTCCCCCCGCTGTTCGACACGGTCGACCCCGACGCGCTGGACAAGCTCTTCGCCGACCGGATCGACGGGACGGAGCGCCTCGGCGGCCGCTTCGAGTTCGCGTACGCGGGCTGCGAGGTGAGCGTCCACGCCGACGGGACCGTGGACGTCGTTCCGGTCGCGGAGGAGACCGCCGGCGCCGCGCGAGCGGTCATCTCCGACTGAGCCGCCCCCGCGTCGACCGAGATTCGGTCACCGCTCCCCGTTGACGCTGCCCTCCGAGGCCCGCTGACGCCCGCTCCCCTCCCCCACTGACGCTTCCGGCCCTCCACCACGCCGTTGCGCCCTCCGCGCTCCCCCGACCGTCCCCTCCCCGGTCCACACCGCTGACGCTTTCGCCCCCCGATCCGCCCTCGCTGACGCCGTCTCCCCTCCCTCCGCCCTCCCCACCGCGCCGCTCCGCCCGCTCCCCGCTGACGCCTCTCTTCAGCTCTCTCGACAACCGCCGTTCTTCTCCCACGCCCTTTCTCTCGCCGCGCGACCGACCATCCGCCGCAGGCGACTCCGCCGCCGCGCTCGCATCGCTACGGCGAAGCCGCCACGAGGAACCACGTTTCGGGCCGCTCGTCGAGGCGCTCTACGACGAAGCCGGCCGCGTCGAGGTGCCCGCGAACCTCGTCGGGACCGTAGCGCTCGTCGGTCGGCGGGCCGGACTCGCCGGCGCCGTCGGCCGACCAGTCCGCGAGCACCAGTCGGCCCTCCGGCCGGAGGACGCGCCGGAGTTCGAACAGCGCCGCAGCGCCGTAGAACTCGTGGTACGTCATCGTCGAGACGACGGCTGCGGCCTCGTCGTCCGGGAACGGCAGGTCCGCGGCGTCGGCGGTGACGAGGTCGACGTTCTCCGGGACGCCCTTCTCCCGGTAGCGGTCGTGCATCGCCTCCTGCACGTCGACGGCGTGGACGCGGTCGGCGCGCTTCGCGACGTCGTCGGTGTAGAAGCCCGTGCCGCTGCCGAGGTCGACGACCGTCCCGCCGTCGGGGATCGGACCCAGCAGCTCCTCGACGGAGCAGTGGCGGTAGCGGAAGGCGGCGTCCTCCAGTCGGTCGGCGTTCTCGGGGTCGTACGTGTGAAATCCCATACGTCCCCTTGGACAAGCAGGGGTTTCAGTGGACCGGGGCGGGGAGCGGCTGGCCGAGTCGGCTGCGGCGAGTGATCGGCCGCGGGAGGTAGCGGCCGCGAGCGGCCGTCCGATCAGTCGTCGCTCGGCGCCGCGTTCGGACTGGTCGGGTCGACGACGCCGTCGGCCCACGTGCCCCGGAGGAAGTACAGCCCGGCCGCGGCGGCCATGAGCGCGTTCGCCGCGGCGACGCCGTACCAGACGCCCATCGCGCCCATGTCGAGCGGCCCGACGAGCGCGTACGCGAGCGACGCCCGGAAGACGATGAAGCCGAAGAACGCGAACACCATCGCGAGGCGCGTGCTCCCGCTGCCGCGGAAGCCCCCCTGGACGACGTAGAACACCCCCATGAAGACGTACGACGCGCCGACCACCCGGAGGTAGTCGCCCCCGATGGCGATCACCTCGGCGGCGCTCTCGCCGGTGATGAACACGCCGACGATCGGTTCGGCGAAGGCGTAGACGCCGGCGGACAGCGCGAGCAGACAGACGACGATGATCGCCGTCGCCGCGTACACGCCGCGCTCGGCGCGGTCCGGCTGGTCGGCCCCGAGGTTCTGCCCGACGACCGTCTCGACGCCGCGGGCCAGTCCCAGCGCGGGCAGGACGACCATCGAGGTGACGCGGGTGCCGATACCGTAGCCGGCGACGGCGTCCGCGCCGACGAGCGCGACGAGAGCGGTCACGACGGTGGTGCTCACGGCGACCATGCTCCGCTCGACGCTTGCGGGCGCGCCGATCCGGACGATCTTCCGGACGGTGTCGGACCGGAGCACGAAGTCGGACGGTGAGAGGCTGATGCCGACGCGGCCGGACAGCAGCAGGGCGACGCCGATCGCGGCCCCGATCCCGCGGGTGATGATGGTCGCCAGCGCCGCGCCGCGGACGCCGAACCCCGAGAAGCCGGTCGCCGCGTACAGCGACGCTTCGAGCGATTCGAGGCCGGTCCACGCGAACAGGACGTTCCCCTCGAACCCGAGGATGAAGAAGGGGTCGGCGACCACGTTGAGGAAGACGCCGAACGCCATCAGGTACAGCGGCGTCCGGGTGTCGCCCCACCCCTGCAGGAGCGCCTGGAAGATGAAGAAGCCGAAGACGAACGGCAGGCCGAGGAACATCGTCCGGGTGTACGCGAGCGACAGCGCGAACTCCTCGGAGCCGGGAGGCGCGCCGACCAACTGGAGAAGCCACGGCGCGGCGGCGTATCCGACGACCGACAGGACGGCCGACACGACGACGACGAAGGTGATGGTCTGGCCCGCCACGCTCGCGATCCGGTCGGTGTTCCCCGCGCCCTTGTTCTGGGCGACCAGCACCGTCCCCGCGACGGTGAAGCCGGCCGCGAGCGCGATGACGAGGAAGACGATCGCCCACGAGAAGGAGATGGCGCTCACCGCCGCCTGCCCGAGGCGGCCGACCCAGAAGGTGTCGGCCAGGTTGTACCCCACCTGCAGCAGGTTCGTGACGACGATGGGAAGCGAGAGGAGGACGAGCGGCTTCACCAGCGCGCCGTTCACCACGTCGACGGCGCGGTCGTCGCCGGCCCCGCTCATTCGTCGTCCTCCGCGACCAGCCTATCGACGTAGCGGTGCAGTTCCTCGCGGACGGCCGCCGCCTCGTCGCCGAACTCGGTCGTCGCCCCGCGGACCATCGCCCCCTCGAACGTCGTCTGGAGGTGGGCCGCGGCGGCGTCCGGGTCGACGTCGCGGAAGTCGCCGCGCTCTATCCCCTCGGCGACGACCTTCGCCACCTCCGACCGGAAGAACCGGTCGCTCTCGGTGAAGTGGTCGCGGTAGGCCTCGTCGTGAGCGGCCTGCGCCCGGAGTTCGACCATCGCCTTGCGGAACTCGCGGCGCTCGTCGTCGATGTCGACCGGGACCACGTAGTCGATCAGCGACCGGAGCCGGGGTTCGGGATCCTCGCTCTCCCACCGCGGGACCGTCTCCCGGTAACGGTCGAGCATGAACGAGAGGAAATCGAGCAGGAGGTCGTCCTTGCCGTCGTAGTGGTGGTACAGCAGCGACTTGCTCTTCGAGAACTCGTCGCCGATCCGCTGGATCGTCAGGCCCGCGTACCCGTGCTCGCAGAGCGCTCGGTAGGTCGCCTGCATGATGGCCGCCCGGGTGTCGTCGGGCGCGTCCTCGAACAGGTCCGTCCCCATTGTTGAATAAACGTTCATTCAGCCGTTTAACGCTTGCCGTTCGACCTCGCCGGGCGCGTTCCCTCCCGCGTTTCAGTTCCGGTAAATAATGACAAACGTTATAAAGTGTAAGACGGTACCACGGGCCATAGCGCGATGATAGACCTCGATATCGACATGCGGCAGTACGACTGCCCGTTCATCGACACGACGGACGACGAGGACATCGCGTTCTCCGCCGTGCAGTG
Encoded here:
- a CDS encoding cbb3-type cytochrome c oxidase subunit I, producing the protein MASTSVQLALTAVTGLFLFLVFRWIGTIEEWRSYNPARSGGGGATEREHVEKPGGLVRWLTTVDHKDIGLLYGAFALLSFAWGGIAVILMRTELTTPGSAVLSTGTYNALLTSHGITMLFLFGTPILAAFSNYLIPLLIGADDMAFPRINAIAFWLLPPGALLIWGGILLEPFTGIEGAQTAWTIYPPLSAEQTNPGVDLMLLGLHLTGVSATMGAINFVATIFTERSEDVGWSNLDLFSWTVLVQSGQIIFAFPLLGSAIVMLLLDRNFGTTFFAAEGGGTILWQHLFWFFGHPEVYILVLPPMGLISLILPRFSGRKLFGFKFVVYSTLALGVLSFGVWAHHMFATGIDPRLRASFMAVSIAIAIPSAVKTFNWITTMWNGALRLTAPMLFCIGFIANFIIGGVTGVFEAAIPVDLVLHDTYHVVAHFHYVIMGAIAFAVFAGIYYWFPLVTGRWYQRTLAKWHFWLSMVGTNLTFFPMVLLGYGGMPRRYATYELTTGPLGYFVDLHQAATLGAFVLAIGQIIFVWNLVQSWLEGPRVGSGDPWDLGEHGLRTKEWDWFEERRETMLADGGEQSD
- a CDS encoding HalOD1 output domain-containing protein, with the protein product MNSTLTTTELAADSQPVSQTVVLAVAEATGDDPLELPPLFDTIDPDALNKLFDSSAFGADGREGQVEFTYAGCDVTVRGDERVAVSPVAEQSARVAPTISSD
- a CDS encoding HalOD1 output domain-containing protein, with the translated sequence MNDLITKRTADADPVSQTVLFAVAEAIGDDPLELPPLYDAIDPDALNKLFDSSAFGAERGDGTVEFAYAGCDVSVRADGRVTVVPGAESTAAASPAVTSD
- a CDS encoding HalOD1 output domain-containing protein, whose protein sequence is MSVELPTHTERTAENDPVSQTVVLAVADATGDDPLELPPLFDTVDPDALDKLFADRIDGTERLGGRFEFAYAGCEVSVHADGTVDVVPVAEETAGAARAVISD
- a CDS encoding class I SAM-dependent methyltransferase codes for the protein MGFHTYDPENADRLEDAAFRYRHCSVEELLGPIPDGGTVVDLGSGTGFYTDDVAKRADRVHAVDVQEAMHDRYREKGVPENVDLVTADAADLPFPDDEAAAVVSTMTYHEFYGAAALFELRRVLRPEGRLVLADWSADGAGESGPPTDERYGPDEVRGHLDAAGFVVERLDERPETWFLVAASP
- a CDS encoding MATE family efflux transporter: MSGAGDDRAVDVVNGALVKPLVLLSLPIVVTNLLQVGYNLADTFWVGRLGQAAVSAISFSWAIVFLVIALAAGFTVAGTVLVAQNKGAGNTDRIASVAGQTITFVVVVSAVLSVVGYAAAPWLLQLVGAPPGSEEFALSLAYTRTMFLGLPFVFGFFIFQALLQGWGDTRTPLYLMAFGVFLNVVADPFFILGFEGNVLFAWTGLESLEASLYAATGFSGFGVRGAALATIITRGIGAAIGVALLLSGRVGISLSPSDFVLRSDTVRKIVRIGAPASVERSMVAVSTTVVTALVALVGADAVAGYGIGTRVTSMVVLPALGLARGVETVVGQNLGADQPDRAERGVYAATAIIVVCLLALSAGVYAFAEPIVGVFITGESAAEVIAIGGDYLRVVGASYVFMGVFYVVQGGFRGSGSTRLAMVFAFFGFIVFRASLAYALVGPLDMGAMGVWYGVAAANALMAAAAGLYFLRGTWADGVVDPTSPNAAPSDD
- a CDS encoding TetR/AcrR family transcriptional regulator, whose protein sequence is MGTDLFEDAPDDTRAAIMQATYRALCEHGYAGLTIQRIGDEFSKSKSLLYHHYDGKDDLLLDFLSFMLDRYRETVPRWESEDPEPRLRSLIDYVVPVDIDDERREFRKAMVELRAQAAHDEAYRDHFTESDRFFRSEVAKVVAEGIERGDFRDVDPDAAAAHLQTTFEGAMVRGATTEFGDEAAAVREELHRYVDRLVAEDDE